A single region of the Mangifera indica cultivar Alphonso unplaced genomic scaffold, CATAS_Mindica_2.1 Un_0075, whole genome shotgun sequence genome encodes:
- the LOC123207396 gene encoding phospholipid-transporting ATPase 3-like isoform X2: MISILSTTPMSPVNPVTNVVPLSLVLLVSLIKEAWEDWKRFQNDMAINSTPIEVLQDQRWVPIPWKKLQVGDIVRVMKDQFFPADILFLASTNADGVCYIETANLDGETNLKIRKALEKTWDYLNPEKASEFKGEIRCEQPNNSLYTFTGNLIMQKQTLPLNPNQILLRGCSLRNTEYITGVVVFAGHETKVMMNSMNIPSKRSTLERKLDKLILALFGTLSVMCLIGSIGSAIFIDKKQYYLGLQKMTGSVDDDQFNPDNRFLVFVLNMFTLITLYSPIIPISLYVSIETIKFFQSTQFINKDLSMYHAETSTPALARTSNLNEELGQVEYIFSDKTGTLTRNLMEFFKCSIGGEIYGTGITEIERGVARQTGRKIQEPEKPANAPNEKGFNFDDPRLLRGAWRNEPNPDICKEFFRCLAICHTVLPEGDESPERITYQAASPDEAALVTAAKKFGFFFYRRTPTMIYVRESHAEKMGKMQDVSYEILNVLEFNSTRKRQSVVCRYPDGRLVLYSKGADTVIYERLADGNEDLKKVTREHLEQFGASGLRTLCLAYRDLSPDMYERWNEKFIQAKSSLRDREQKLDEVAELIEKDLVLIGCTAIEDKLQKGVPACIETLSRAGIKIWVLTGDKLETAINIAYACNLINNGMKQFIISSETDAIREVEERGDPVEIARVLREEVKRDLKNYLEEAHQYMRSVSGPKLALVIDGKCLMYALEPSLRVMLLNLSLNCSSVVCCRVSPLQKAQVTSMVKKGAKKITLSIGDGANDVSMIQAAHIGIGISGQEGMQAVMASDFAIAQFRYLTDLLLVHGRWSYLRICKVVTYFFYKNLTFTLTQFWFTFHAGFSGQRFYDDWFQSLFNVIFTSMPVIVLGLFEKDVSAALSKNYPELYREGIKNVFFTWRVVAVWAFFSVYQSLVLYYFVASSSFGGQNSSGKIFGIWDVSTMAFTCVVVTVNLRLLMMCNSITRYHYITVGGSILAWFIFVFLYSGITTPHDRQENVYFVIYVLMSTFYFYFTLILVPVVALFGDFIYQGVQRWFAPYDFQIVQEIHRHEPDERGTGLLEVGNQLTPEEARSFAIAQLPRELSKHTGFAFDSPGYESFFAAQLGIYAPQKAWDVARRASMKPRPKLPKKN; encoded by the exons ATGATCTCTATTTTGTCAACTACACCAATGAG TCCTGTGAATCCTGTGACAAATGTGGTTCCTTTGAGTCTGGTGCTTTTGGTCTCACTGATTAAAGAGGCATGGGAAGACTGG AAGCGTTTCCAGAATGACATGGCAATAAATAGTACTCCTATAGAGGTACTGCAAGATCAAAGGTGGGTGCCTATTCCTTGGAAGAAGCTGCAGGTTGGAGATATTGTCAGG GTAATGAAGGATCAATTTTTTCCTGCAGATATCCTTTTCCTTGCTAGTACAAATGCAGATGGTGTTTGCTATATTGAG ACTGCAAATTTGGATGGGGAAACAAATTTGAAGATCAGAAAGGCATTGGAAAAGACATGGGATTACTTGAATCCTGAAAAAGCCTCTGAATTCAAAG GTGAAATTCGATGTGAGCAACCGAACAATTCATTGTACACTTTCACTGGCAATCTTATAATGCAAAAACAAACCTTACCACTCAATCCAAACCAAATTTTGCTAAGA GGATGTAGTCTCAGGAACACCGAGTACATCACTGGGGTTGTCGTTTTTGCTGGTCATGAAACAAAG GTCATGATGAACTCCATGAATATTCCTTCCAAAAGAAGTACCTTAGAGCGGAAACTTGACAAGCTTATACTCGCTCTTTTTGGCACTCTCTCTGTAATGTGTCTGATTGGATCTATAGGAAG TGCTATATTCATTGATAAAAAGCAGTACTACTTAGGTCTTCAGAAAATGACTGGAAGTGTGGATGATGATCAATTCAACCCTGACAACCGTTTTCTG GTTTTTGTGCTGAATATGTTTACATTAATTACTCTCTACTCCCCAATTATCCCCATTTCCCTGTATGTTTCCATTGAG ACAATCAAGTTTTTCCAGTCCACTCAATTTATTAACAAGGATTTAAGCATGTACCATGCTGAAACCAGCACTCCTGCTTTGGCTCGGACATCCAATTTGAATGAAGAATTAGGACAG GtggaatatatattttctgATAAAACTGGAACTTTAACAAGAAACTTAATGGAGTTCTTTAAGTGTTCAATTGGAGGAGAGATCTATGGAACTGGTATCACTGAAATAGAGAGGGGGGTTGCAAGGCAGACTGGCAGAAAAATTCAGGAG CCAGAAAAGCCAGCCAATGCACCTAATGAGAAaggttttaattttgatgatcCAAGACTTCTTCGGGGTGCTTGGAGGAATGAGCCTAATCCTGACATTTGCAAG GAATTTTTTAGATGCCTTGCTATTTGTCATACTGTGCTTCCAGAAGGTGATGAATCCCCAGAAAGGATCACTTATCAAGCTGCCTCTCCTGATGAGGCTGCATTGGTTACCGCCGcaaaaaaatttgggtttttcTTTTACAG GCGTACACCTACTATGATTTATGTTCGTGAATCTCATGCAGAGAAGATGGGTAAAATGCAAGATGTGTCATATGAGATTCTCAATGTTCTTGAATTTAATAG TACGAGGAAGCGCCAGTCTGTTGTATGTCGATATCCTGACGGTAGGCTTGTTTTGTATAGTAAG GGTGCTGACACTGTCATTTATGAGAGACTGGCTGATGGAAATGAAGACTTGAAGAAAGTAACTAGGGAACACTTGGAACAATTTGGAGCTTCTGGGTTGCGAACGCTTTGCCTGGCCTATAGAGATTTGAGTCCTGATATGTATGAAAGATGGAATGAGAAATTTATTCAGGCTAAGTCCTCTCTGCGAGATCGTGAGCAGAAGTTGGATGAG GTGGCAGAGCTTATAGAGAAGGATCTTGTTTTGATTGGTTGCACTGCTATAGaagataaacttcaaaaaggaGTACCAGCTTGCATAGAGACTCTTTCTAGAGCTGGAATTAAGATTTGGGTGCTAACAGGAGACAAATTGGAAACGGCAATAAATATTGCCTATG CGTGCAACTTAATTAACAATGGAATGAAGCAGTTTATCATCAGTTCAGAAACTGATGCTATTAGAGAAGTTGAAGAAAGG GGTGACCCAGTGGAAATTGCACGTGTTTTGAGGGAAGAAGTAAAAAGAGACCTTAAAAACTACCTGGAGGAAGCACATCAATATATGCGCTCTGTATCTGGACCAAAATTAGCTCTTGTTATTGATGGAAAATGCTTGATGTATGCATTGGAGCCTAGTTTGCGTGTAATGCTGCTCAACTTGAGCTTGAATTGTAGTTCTGTCGTCTGCTGCCGAGTTTCTCCTTTACAGAAGGCACAG GTGACAAGTATGGTCAAAAAAGGTGCAAAAAAAATAACGCTTAGTATTGGCGATGGTGCCAATGATGTTAGCATGATTCAAGCTGCTCATATTGGCATAGGAATAAGTGGGCAGGAAGGAATGCAAGCAGTGATGGCTAGTGATTTTGCCATTGCCCAGTTTCGCTACCTTACAGATTTACTTCTTGTGCATGGTCGTTGGTCATATCTTAGAATATGCAAG GTTGTGACATACTTCTTCTATAAGAATCTTACTTTCACTTTGACTCAATTTTGGTTCACCTTTCATGCTGGATTTTCTGGTCAAAGATTCTATGATGATTGGTTCCAGtcattgtttaatgttatatttacaTCCATGCCCGTTATAGTGCTAGGACTTTTTGAGAAG GATGTCAGTGCAGCCCTTTCAAAAAACTACCCTGAGCTATACCGGGAAGGAATAAAGAATGTCTTTTTCACATGGAGAGTCGTGGCAGTTTGGGCCTTCTTTTCTGTCTACCAGTCTTTAGTCCTTTATTACTTCGTGGCCTCTTCCAGTTTTGGTGGTCAAAATTCATCAGGCAAAATATTTGGTATTTGGGATGTCAGCACGATGGCTTTCACATGTGTTGTAGTAACTGTCAATTTGCGTCTTCTTATGATGTGCAATTCAATCACGAGATATCATTATATAACTGTTGGGGGCAGCATCTTAGCATggtttatatttgtttttttatattcagGTATCACGACTCCACATGATCGACAG GAGAATGTTTATTTTGTCATATACGTCTTAATGAGTACATTCTATTTCTACTTTACACTTATTCTTGTTCCAGTAGTTGCGCTTTTTGGTGACTTCATTTATCAAGG